The following DNA comes from Ascaphus truei isolate aAscTru1 chromosome 1, aAscTru1.hap1, whole genome shotgun sequence.
ACAGATGCGCGCGCATTGTAGTGCATAGGTATAATCGGAGCCTGAGGTTTTATCCTTGCTATAAGATGTATGTTAAGTTATCTTTGAGGGAATACTAAACTGTCTTTGTTTGTATGCAGGATATCAATGGACAGTCTTGCATTGTTTGTCCATGGCATCAGTACAAAATCGCTTTGGCGACTGGTGAAGGACTGTATCAAGGAATCGACCCTCATGCCCACAGCCCGGCACCAAAGTGGTTCTCCAAGGGTGTGAAGCAAAGGATTCATAAAGTAACTGTCAAAAATGGAGGGGTCTATGTAACTCTGTCAGACACAAGTATTTGCTATGATTCTGATTACTATGCATCTGAGAAGTACAAAAAGACTGTCAGCCCTGTAATGAAGACGTAATTGTCCTGTCCTTTCAGTACAAGCAAAGTCCTTTTTTTGTATTGTAATCACCACCCATAGTGAGGTTGAGTGGGGATCATCTTTCTGTCTTGCTATTGTCCTTCCAGACATCATAATCTGTTGCAATGGTAAAACTGAACTGGGCGCTATATGAAGCTGATTAttacttttttcttcttctgaaTTAAATAAATGATTCAAAATGTGACCTTAAAGATGTATACTAAAATAAAAGCTTTTATGTATAAATATTTGCGTAGGTAGGAAGTTTAACCAGGTGCCGTCCCTCACAACGCCAACAGTTTACAGGGTTAATGTtacctgtgttttatttttagattGTAAGACCTACCAATgttattatatagatatagatttatCTTTAACGCTTGTCACCATACTGAATAGACCATAATGACATTGCTACACTGTATCCTGCAATTTAGCATCACATATTTTCTAGTAACAGTTCACTAGAACATGCATATTCTTAAAGTTGATTGTGTGATGTTTTTCTCCAagcactacagtatacagtattttcctatatgatgatgataatgagcaATTGAAAACCAATTACCACTGCTGTAGCTTCAGCAATGGCCTGGTATTAAAAATCACATTGATTTAATTGGGTGGAATGTCTATTCTACGCAGGAAAATTGTATTGTATATAAAACGTGACTGTAAAGTTAAAGGGTAGTGATCATTTTTTTAAGATTAAGATAGATATAGTCCATTTCTGGTATATTAGCTCCTTGTCCATCATCGTCTTGATGCCATTAAAATAAATGGCTGCCGCGGGAACTGGCCCtgtgtttttcatttttaatccTGGTTTTGTTGTTGTTAGAAATGTCAGTTTGAAAAAAACAGTTTTAACAAAGTGGTTATCCACCTTGGCCTcgctatttaagtaataatccctgaagaacagggcattactggccaattttgccctggctggaagagttgaaggcccgaggcgaagccgaggaacTTTAACTCacccagggcattattggccagtaatgccctgttctgaggggattattactctGATAggctaaaagaaggcttttttttttcataaataagacacttttgtatagtttaCATAGATTGTTTTATTAAAacggtaaatacattaaagcacctctatatacacgtACACTGccgctatctatatccacacactaccGCCCACTCTGTGTACACTCGCGCGCACACACCACacggcagctctacacacaaaccgctacacacacacacacacaaacactcactctgctgctacacacaaactctgtagctacatccaaacgttgctgctgctacacacacacacacaacagcaccacacacactgcagctctacacacacagaccagctgcatctacacacacacaaactgcagcagaaacacacaaacacacaaactgtgcatcaacacacacacaaactgtgcagcagacacaaactgacacacacaaactaaGAGTGAGAAGGCATAATCAAATTCTGCATAGCCAAGTATTATTTAAAAATTATAGTATTAATTGCTAAATAAacatagtgcagagtaaatgagtacttcagcattacagtaggtgataccttttttatttggactaacaatggaTATTATAAGACACGTTTTTGatagttctctcttcctcaggtcgagcATCAGGTATGCTCTCTTTCTAGGGTCAAACAATACTGGTTTACAGAGATTCCATatgtttaacacagatgtaaaataaAACAAGATAACAATCTAAGACAGGAGATGTGGAGAATTCATtgctagtccaaataaaaaaggtattacctaatactgaagtatttacttactctgcactatcgcaactgttctgacaaaaggaaaagctgattggctggaaataaacacattgcaagctgcaaaaattccgggcattactgaatgaataatgcccggaattttaaccaatcagagaggagggatttcaataatgcccagaaattgactgctttagcctataattcttCTTAATTCATAAATGAACATAAgaatgttaatttaaaaaaaaaaaatctgcctgtTCTCTATAAACAATACAGCAACTCTAGACATTATAGTTTGCTGGCCAATGCTATAATAAACTCTTTGTTTTATACTGACTTTCTATAAGTGGACTGCACATGTCATTTGTTAAGGGCAGGTTATGTTATTGAAAAtcgtgtgtttttgtttttagaaattgattaaaaaaaaataacattgaaATACTGGCAGTTTAGTTGTACTGTGAAAAAATAAGTACGGGGCAATACATGCAGTATTTGTTGATGTTTATCTGTAGATGTAATGTGCACAAGACGAAAGCGATGACGCATGCAATAGTTCTGAGAATTTGCATGACTGATTACATTCTTGGAAGCTTCTCTATAAAGGGAAAATATCACTTGTACAGTACTTGGAGACGTGTAAAAACGACTTGGGATTCCTATGTGCCAGCTCGTGATATGCTCATATATTTATGTTGAGAGGAATGCTGTAGTGGTGTACAGTAGTTTtactgtctttgaagtgggtaGAATCTTAGGGTGTTATTTATTAAGCTGAGGAAGTGTTCGGGGATCTATTGCACAGAAACGCAGATTATTTCATGAACTCCTATCACTGTTTAATAAATAGCCCCAATACAATGGGCTGTATTTACTAAGCTGTATTATAGCATTAGCCACCTTACAACGCCATATCTCTATGTATCTTAGAAACCAAAAATTTGATTGTGAGCTTGATAAGGCAAATTATGTACCCAGTATTGTGTACACTGCCATTCAAAATCAGAAAAAGTCTTACACTTGTTTTAAAATTCGCTAACCTTTGGTATTGCACAATTTGAAAAGGCGATAAACAGTGGCAAATCTGAGTTACACACATGTTCTTTAGCTCTGATTCAGCCTTTTTAACTGTCAGTGCACAAATATTTTGGTGATTAGCTATTACACAACTATCATAGTATATTACACACTTATACAGCTTTCATTATTTTTGTTCATATTCAGAATAATAGCATCTCAATTGTTACTATCCATTTTTCCTATACATACCAGTACAAGTAGATTTACAAAATGTTTAAAGAAACAAGAAGTGGGACAGGAAGCTGTCTGTGTAAGAAAACGGGTAAGAATAATGTAACTCCCATTTGATCATCACAGCAAACCCGATCTAATACCCTAAAACAGCAATACAATTATTCCAGTGACCATATCAATTCATGAAATTAGTAAACTCATTAGTTTGAACACTTAAGGAGGTGGGATTCGTCAACACTTCACATTTAACTACACACTGTATAAGCGTCATTGCACCTGCTAACACAATGTGTTAGTGCTATTGAAAACCATGGTTAAGCCGATAACGTGCTCTTTAACGCGTAATTTTGTGGGATTATGGGAGTGATAATGTCTGCCATATCTGTACATCACACATTGATAAACAGTCTCCTCAAACCTaaacgtgtgcgtgcgtgcgtgcacacGGGAAGGTTTAAAATTGTAAACAAATGACattggttttttttctctcctgatACTCTGCTCTTTCCCAGTCCACTTGGCCTGGTGATTCACTGAAGCAGATGTTAATGGCAATCATTAACTGCATTATACAGTAGCGAGGAAAAGGGATGATTACGTAAATTCCATGATCATCTTCTTGAATAAAAAAcaatcttttcttaaatatccaatagagtTTATATTAACcatttccatgtcttttgaaacaaaatgatatatgaattagacaaatgaccctaattaagagtcagggtttTGTTCCCGCTAAATTAAAGGTTATAATTAGAATccagtgtttaaataattaggtagatattcaggtgtgagtttggggggCTTCATCCTAAagaactttgtgagtttggtctgtaccatacaggtgtgtggaaacacaatATGCCACAAGCAAAATCTCCGAGGACCTGacaaaagcagttattgatgctcttCAGTCTAGAAAAGGTTACAAGCCATTTCTAAGTATTTGGGGCTCCACAAATCCACtctcagacaaatggagaaagttgaagacaacagtcactctacccaggaggaGTTGagttgtcctaccaaaatctctccaagaacaaaccaacAAATTATCCAGGATGTCACAAAGAATccaagagtaacatccaaggatctgcaggccactcgtCTTGGCTAAGGTGAGTTTTCATGactacaattaaaaaaacacggaataagaatggtgttcatggaaggatagccaggagaaaACCACAGCTATCTAAAAAGTACATTGTTGCCATcggaagtttgccaaagagcacataggtgatccacaagacttctggaacaatgttctgtggacagacaagtcaaaagtagaactttttggccttaatgagaaACGTAATGTTTGTCGAAAACCAAAACtgcattcgaacagaagaacctcatcccagcTGTCAAGCAGGtcatggtttggggctgctttgctgcgcAGGACGTGGACGGCTTGTTGTCaatgacacaaccatgaattctgcattgtgccAGTCAATTATAGAGTAGAATGTCTGGCCATCCATCTGTGAGCTGGagcgaaagtgggtcatacaacaagacaatgatcctaaacatagttacatagttacatagtagatgaggttgaaaaaagacttccgtccatcaagttcaacctatgctaaatttagacaacagatactttatcctatatctatacttattgatccagaggaaggcaaacaaaaaaccccattaaggggaaaaattaattccttcctgactccaagaattggcaatcgcattaatccctggatcaacatccttcccatgtatacttatttggtatatccctgtatacctttcccatctaaaaagatgtccaacctttttttgaacaaatctattgtatctgcttgacagttgggataaGGCTAACATACaatcagatctacaaaagaatggctgcagaagaacaAATTCCaggttttagaatggcctagttaaAGTACGGAccaaaccccatcgaaatgtgtcaggacctgaagtgagctgtccatgcaaggatgccctcaaatgtcactgagttgaagcagttctgtaaggaagaatgggccaaaattcctcaaaacagatttagagactgaccagcagttacaggaaacagtTGAAGttgttattgctgctcaaggggcaCTGAATCTAAACGTTAACATACTTTTTCTCACACAGATATTGAATGTTTCATTATTTGTGGATAAATGTTGAAaaggtatcatgtttttgtgtaatttgtttgatcaagTTATCTATCATTACCACTTCGattaagaactaataacattttaggtttaaaatatgtgaaaatcataagtggttcacaaactttctcgTCGCTGTTTACAATATGCTATTGCTTCTCAGATTCACCTTCCTAAACGGGATACTGCATACAAATCCATATGCCATTTTCccatctaatttaaaaaaaaaccaccattCGCTTTGTTACGCTTGAGGAATTATTTTGGCTATCCCTGTAATATATACACCTTTCCTGCTTTAAAGTACAAAGTTCTCCAGCATAAGTTACCCAACTAGCTAAGCAGCATACTGCATGTATCCCAGCATAACAAAGAACTTACTGACTGTGTTCATCCACCAGAATTTGGAATAATGTATTTGGTATTCTTACATTTCCCAACCCAATTGAAATAAAATTCTATCTGTTACATGTGTACGCATTAAATATGTTTATACCAATATCTGTATCTCAGTATTGTATCCAATGGTATAAATGGCTAAATATGAGGTGCACATCTCAATGAattgttcctggtaaaatatttgaagagaacacaaaaaaaaatctatgcCCATAATTTCATGACATTTATTGTAGTGCTAATGAGCAGATGATGCACAATCGTATTATGGAACTAATCAGTATGTCCTAAAGATAAGGCTAACAAGCTTGTAAAGCTTCCAGACAATGAACGTATGAGTCAGTTTGGCAACTAAACAACTATTTGATGCCACAGTAGTTGAAGATtgctggaaaaaaaacaaaatgttctGACCAGCTTATTTTCCATTTTTAGATTTGacatcctgtttttttttaaccattattTATGTGTATTATAAACCAACTCCAAGttaaacaaaaatgttttttgttAGAACTGTTaccttaaaagttttttttttctttcgtgAACTTGCATGTCCCTTTCCTCTAAGTGGAGACCTGTAGTGATTTTACTAATCAATCCACTGCAGGTGAAAGCACTGGCGATAATAACCAAAAGAAGTGGAGAAGGCATTGGCCAGCAATTTGTTGACTGCTAGAGTTTAAATGCAAGCCCCTTCACAATTCACAAGCAGGTTTATTGTCCCTCCTGCTCTAAAGGGGCTAAAAGAACTACAATGTTGTCAGCTAATTAATGCTTAACAAATGATGCAAATGAAAAGCGCCAGGTACAAAGAGGTGATGACTGGCTTCGTTCCCTTTCCAAATAAACTTGtagaaatatgaaaaaaaaaacacaaagttgCAGGCCAAAGAAAcctaaagatttttttaaatgttattcctGTAAAGTTTGCAACCATGGGTCAAATGAAAAAATTCTGTTTTAAATCATCCAGAATAGGGGAATGTTTTAAGAACAGTTTTTGAACTGTAAAACTAATAACGTAATATCTCCTGGAGTGTTCTTGCGGGCTCCAGTCTGTAGGAAGCACAACTAGACCTGTGCActtccgcatactggagcacattgGAAACATAAGGAAATAACTTTTAACCCATAGTGTCCCAAAACATTTTAAATTAATACATAAAGGGAATCCCTCATGTTTAAAATATAGGGTGATCGAACACGTTCAGAAAAAGTGGGAGAGGTGGTGATACAACCCGGACCCTATGAGagggaaactttttggatttttacatttaaaacattACTACCAAATGGGTTAAATGCAGAAATAGAAATTGGATCCTTTAATTTCTGAATGTAAGTATATTTTAAAATGCGTTTAAGATATAATTTGTGATCTGTACAATATTTAATCCCTGTTTTTATTTCTCTTATctcctttatttttattaaattgttgaCTTTATCTATGAAAATGTGAGTCTCAATGTCTATCTCTGTGTCATCCATTATTAGATGTATGTAAGTCATATAGAATAATTGAATAGCAATTATTTTATACTCTGTAATATTAATAAGTGATTTCAATATGTGctcaatgtgtatgtgtatacataatCATGTGTTTTATATTTCTATTATTGATGAGGTGTTTTTAGTTTCATTTGTATCTAATAAAATAGCATTTTAATTCATTCATTATTAATAGGAATGCATTAAACTCAAATTGAAGGTGGAAGCAGAGACGCCCGCGCTCGTGCTGTCAAGTAGAATAAGCCCCTTGCTGCTGGATGCGTGGAGGTACTCCCAGGTCACTCCTGTGTAGGAAAGCCCTAAGGCGAATTTAccatacaacaaaaaaacaaagatgcACACAGCGTACCGGTGGTTAATAAAGAAATACACAACACCATGCGTGTTCAGAGATGTTGTGTACAATAAAACTACACAGCCCGAAAAGTGATTATTTAAAATCTCCAATAATGTGAATGAGGCTCAAGAGACAACAAACTATAAGTAAAAAGTGTAACACAATATTTAttgatacataaaaaatacacactAATATAATATGTGTAAGGGTAATTACCACTAATGGCACAACCCCTTAAATAGTACAGAAGGATGTAATAAAAAAACTACAGTGAGCACAGACAAACAACTAAACAATTACTCAGTTgtgaacacacaaaaacaaaacaaacagatAAACCACACTGGGGTTTGCCAAGATACTGACCGGGAATATTGAAAAGTGGGACTGCTGTTATCTGTGCTGATGTAACAGTCAGGACTGCACCGATCAACAGCTAATATTCCGTCCGCTTCAGCTCCTCGGCGATCTGGCACCAGCCAATGGGTGGGCGCGCTGAAcagcctcacgtgacctctacgcgtttcacaactGATGCGTCATCAGGGGATGACTAAGCACGTTGTTGCGAAATgcgtttagcccctgtcccgtctcacctatgtagtaccagcctcctgggcatttcatgcacatgaggtacacgacattgctggatgaacaggtgaaccttcctctgcatcacacgtggaacaagagacagtcctgtcggtgaacatttctctgagTCAAGCCATAAgatgatctgaaggtggccatactcaaaggtaatcttagaacaccaaaagagagacaattgcatgaatacaaatgtatgcaactgttagggaaacttagcggtggcctaaaccgagaccgcagctttGAGTCCCTACCCtgacaagagaactctcttctcatgagtgctaaaggccatgtctatacatactgtgctatatgaatgcacacacacctgtctcttacacatacgtatgtacaatgtaattctatccctatatgccaatagggaccacatagtatctacacacattaatagtaatgcaacaccctcttacatttctacacctacccacaccattggtatacactcccacatacaccttttgtaaagcgctatatacactgtgggtgctttataaatgtataattacacacatacacatatactcgTACATTACTAAccttcagggaccatttaacaccttatgtaagaaatcacatactgcacaggggggagggataggcttcagtcacagatgcattccaggatgcactgtttttaagtaaaaacctttgtTGCTTTATCCATGGTaatatcgctggaagaagagatcagtgtatctcaaaagctcacaCGAATAAAAGcgttttgttagccacagaacggtattgtctattagtttttgaatatatatatatacacaaaagtaaaatcagcgctaggactagcacaattggtgaaattgtatttaaaaataatgtgCAAAAAGAATTAATTGATATAATGCAAATCAAGTATTGAAAAAGGATATTGTGTCTGTAGGATGCAGCTCTAATTAGGATATGCCTATCCAAAGAATAttaaaatagagaaaaaaaagcgCAATCCTACATAGCAATTGAAAATATAGGGAAAATTTATTGTAAAACAACAAAGGCTTGGTTACTGGACATAAATACTAAAAAtacacagacaataaatgtatatataacaaACACAATTAGAGGGGTAATccaagataaaaataaattggtaaAATACCAAATATAATGTCCAAAAAGTCTATTGTGGAGGAGTGTATTGCAGGTGATGAATCACTTGTAGCATAGAACAATAGCAAATAGAGGAGAGTAAAAAAGCTGTATATTATCAGTAGTGGGCTGAAAGATAACCTCCGTATTGAAAAGGTTGCTGAAAGATGACAGGTAGGGCAGATGTAGGGAATAAAGGAACGATCACACCAAATAGTGTAACCACGATGAACCCCAAGGGTCCCCGCGTCCCTCCGTCAGCTGCACCAGCGATTGCACGCCGTAAGGTGACCACGTAATGCTGAACCGGGTAACACTGTAAACAGTCTCCTGCTTCCTGTTTCTCCCAGCCTGCCACAGATCTGAAGTTTCAAAGTTGCACACTGCAATGTGTGATCTCCGTTGTAACAGGAGAATATCAGACTCAGCCACACTGAATGTAAAGCGGTGAACTCCCAATAGGTATACCGGCATAAACTTGAATGTATTCCACTCCTCACTCTTTGATCCACACTCCTCCAAACTAACAACTGCTGGACACAGTGACTTAAATCTACGCGTTTCAACAGCTGTTGCGCCGACTTCACACCCTTGAAGAAGTCGGCGCAACaaccgacgaaacgcgtagatttAAGTCACTGTGTCCAGCAGTTGTTTGTGGGAAGAGTGTGTCCCATGGTCTCACCAGTCCCATGGTTAAATACTTTTGCTTACAGCATTGGCCAATAACGGCCATCCACTGGTTTATTTACATAGAggagcttgcgcatgcgcgatcatgTACTGCGGGTGAGTTGACTGACCTAGACCGCATGTGAGGAGTATTTACATTCGCCTGCGAGTTACCATGGTGATGTGCGTGGTGACGCTATTGGAGTGTGCAGCGTCGCTCCCTATTGGCTGATATACAGGGAAGTGAATTAAGGAGGATTCAAGCCTTAGGATATCAGCACTCACGGTGATTTTAGCTGTTGCAGCTGGTAGACTCACTGGGATGTTTGCCATTGGTGGGGAGTAGGGGTGTGCACGGGATTGTGGGTATATATGTTTCATGTTTGGCACTCACACTGCATTACCTGGAAGAAGGTCCCAtcctgaggaccgaaacgttggttggttGCGGTAcctatgttttaatatatatactacttttttcttacttttagtgtgctgtctctttttgccaGGTATGATCTGGTGaacttggaatatatatatatatatatatatatatatatatatatatatatatatatatatatatatatatatatatatatatatatatatatatatatatatatatatatatatatatatatatatataatcatcaaTTATATTAATCATTTAAATAACAGTTTTCACTGTTTCATTACATTAAAGTGAATGTATGACGGTACTTTATAATTTTGCTTATGTGGATCAGCATGCAATTTGGGCAGTGTCAACCAAATGGAATAAGACatttataaccctgttcatttaatgtacccatgtatttgtaaccatgtatctgtcatcataactctgtgcccaggacatacttgaaaacaagaggtaaccctcaatgcattacttcctggtaatatgAACagaggaacatagggcacaatggATTTAGCATATCAAAaatcatttattgagccaacacagttgtgtgttggctcaataaatgagttttgatatgctaaatccgttgtgcccaaTGTTCCTCTGTTCATATAtccaggactgactgcaggctttcgttctaacactggagcaccggtaattgtatcaactTTTTcaattttgaggtgtgcagcatttctctctaTTATCTGgactgttacttcctggtaaaacattttataaataaatgtaaggaTTACATATCAGTCTCCGGgttattccacccccccccccccccacctcatccttcCTATGATGGCACAAACCATTCTGGATAATGATCTACTTCATATGTAAAAATTGGATTAATGAGCTACTTCTATTTGATGCATACTCtagcataaaataaaaaatatatatgataataataaaatactggTACCATATATGCGAAAAGAAGACCTTTACTTGTGTCCTGTTGCATGATATAGCAGTGCATTGTAATATTCTTGCACTCCGGGACACTGCAGCAGGTACAGCTTAGTGCTGCTTAAGCTTTATATAATGCTACACTGGAACTACACGGGGTGGCTGTGTACAATATTGATTGTTCTGCAACTCAGAGGATAACACTTGACATAAAAACAAATGATAGTCATCCTGCCCTGGAAATTGATAACCTTATTCAGAAATGCACTCAAGACTTTTTACCAATCACTTCTGTTTGCCTTTTTACACTGTTTGCTATTTTACATTATATCAGAGGATATTTTTGTGGGCTCTTGGGTTTTTTTGCTTCCATTTTATAAAGTACAGGAAATACCAAAATATACAGGAAAGGTAACCCTCACTCAGCCtaaagggaaaagggggaggtgCACCTTTGGGCTAGGTATACGTAGAGACTACTACTAGAGCAAGAAAACCCAGTTATGGGCACTCGGTCACCTTAAGTAATGAACTGAtgataataaataaaaacacttttaataAGTTGATTTAAAATAATGGAGTCGTGTCGACTACTAGTTTACCAGGACAGTGTTATCTATCTCTTCG
Coding sequences within:
- the RFESD gene encoding Rieske domain-containing protein isoform X4, whose protein sequence is MGQQHAVSSIPKEEDDSSVLVGRTEDFKKSKRIRATVNDREVAIFYHEGQYHALDLRCYHAGGPLHLGEIEDINGQSCIVCPWHQYKIALATGEGLYQGIDPHAHSPAPKWFSKGVKQRIHKVTVKNGGVYVTLSDTSICYDSDYYASEKYKKTVSPVMKT